The nucleotide sequence TAAACTCTAAATATTATATTTATTAAATCATATTTTTTTCTTAATGAATAATTTGTAATTATATAAAGTGATGCAAAAATTGCACCAATTAGTGCAAGTGAATTTCCTTTTATATTTGCTGAAAATTCTCCGACATAAGACATAAGAAAAATACCAAATATTGAAAGAATGATTGCTAAGAAAGTTTTAATTTTTAATCTCTTTTTAAATAAAAAATATGAAAAGATTGAAACAAAAATTGGATTTGTTGTTACAAGAACTGTTGAACTCATAATTGTTGTAAATTTTAATGAAGTAATCCATGTATAGAAATGTAATGCTAGAAAAATTCCTGATAATAAAAACAAATAGCCTTCTCTTTCAATCTTTTTCTTTTTTAAAATAAAAATTGGAAGTAAAATAAGTGAACTTATTCCCATTCTATATGTTGCAATAACAAGTGGAGTTGATTCTGACATTTTTATAAATATTGCTGAAAAAGAAATCGTTAAAATTCCTATAAATAATAAAATATAAAGAAACCATTTTTTCTCCATAAGTTAAATTATAATATGATATAATTTAATTCCTATGGAGAGTTTTGATGTAATTGTGGTTGGTGGAGGACATGCTGGTTGCGAAGCAGCGCTTGCCTCTGCAAGAATGGGGGCTAAAACACTACTATTAACAATAACAATAGAATTTATTGCACACCCTCCATGTAATCCAGCAATAGGTGGTGTTGGTAAAGCACAAGTTGTAAGGGAAGTTGATGCTTTAGGAGGAGAGATTGCAAAAAATGCAGAAAGATCACTAACTCAAATTAAACTTCTAAATACAACAAAAGGACCTTCTGTTTGGTCATTGAGAGTTCAAATTGATAAAGCAAAATATAGAGAGGAGATGAGAAAAGTTATTGAAAATGAGAAAAATCTATATTTAAGACAGGGATTAGTTGAAGAACTTATAATAGATAAAGATAAAATTTCAGGGGTAATTACAAAAACAGGTGAAGTATATTTAGGAAAAGCAATTATTTTAACTCCTGGAACCTTTTTAAGAGGTATAGTT is from Caldisericia bacterium and encodes:
- a CDS encoding DMT family transporter, coding for MEKKWFLYILLFIGILTISFSAIFIKMSESTPLVIATYRMGISSLILLPIFILKKKKIEREGYLFLLSGIFLALHFYTWITSLKFTTIMSSTVLVTTNPIFVSIFSYFLFKKRLKIKTFLAIILSIFGIFLMSYVGEFSANIKGNSLALIGAIFASLYIITNYSLRKKYDLINIIFRVYLISFFVLLSLSLILKENLIYLQKREFFLLFLIALLPQVIGHSIINFSLKFFSPIFISLTILGEPIGATLLGIIFFNEIPKTLEILGAILIILGITISEKE